In Alphaproteobacteria bacterium US3C007, one genomic interval encodes:
- the recG gene encoding ATP-dependent DNA helicase RecG has protein sequence MTSRPEILFPLFADLSTLTGVGSKTAKSFSGLQVFRPRDLIFTLPQSLIDRSLVATVYGQPTGKTVTVSALVLAHRPGARKSAPYRVEMEDSRGVFQLIFFQARADYLAKVLPVGATRLISGKVESFDQLIQIAHPDYILEVEHSASIPAIEPVYPLTAGITQKTVAKALGSALTKLPELEEWIDPAQKARSGWPSWQHAVQIAHQPRTMADLMAVAPARQRLAYDEFMAHQLTLGLARARLKKAAGRPSMGTGLLRRAVLASLPYQATKAQLRSIDEIAADMRATSRMNRLLQGDVGSGKTLVAFMALLIAVEAKGQGVLMAPTEILARQHLEGLQPLAEAAGVSLALLTGRDKGKDRLAKLQALHTGLTDILIGTHAVFQSDVAFCDLRLVVVDEQHRFGVRQRLELGRKGDRPDVLVMTATPIPRSLALAQYGDMDVSVLDEKPPGRQPITTAMVSTERIQEVLGHLRAAIKTGQQAYWVCPLVEESEVLDYKSASDRFASLRAALGEGVVELVHGQMPAPDKDAAMARFQSGDAKVLVATTVIEVGVNVPQASIMVIERAEAFGLAQLHQLRGRVGRGSQKSTCLLLYQAPLSAGGKKRLEILRQTDDGFVIAETDLQMRGAGDLIGTVQSGLPQFRIADLEAMTDLMETAQSDARTLLSLDPELTSQRGKAARGLLWLMEQDKAIHLLSVG, from the coding sequence ATGACAAGCCGACCAGAAATTCTTTTTCCCCTTTTCGCCGACCTTTCAACCTTAACGGGGGTTGGCAGCAAAACGGCAAAAAGCTTTTCCGGTTTACAGGTATTTCGCCCGCGCGATTTGATTTTTACCTTGCCGCAATCGCTGATCGATCGGTCTTTGGTGGCAACTGTTTATGGCCAACCAACGGGCAAAACCGTGACGGTTTCGGCTTTGGTTCTGGCGCATCGGCCCGGCGCCAGAAAATCAGCCCCCTATCGCGTTGAGATGGAAGATTCGCGCGGCGTTTTCCAATTGATTTTTTTTCAGGCCCGGGCGGATTACCTTGCTAAGGTTTTGCCGGTTGGTGCAACACGGCTGATTTCTGGCAAAGTGGAAAGTTTTGATCAGCTTATCCAGATTGCGCATCCTGATTATATTTTAGAGGTCGAACACAGCGCCTCTATTCCGGCTATTGAGCCGGTCTACCCGCTCACGGCGGGGATCACTCAGAAAACAGTCGCAAAAGCGCTGGGCTCGGCCTTGACCAAGCTGCCCGAACTGGAAGAATGGATTGATCCTGCACAAAAAGCCCGCTCTGGGTGGCCGTCTTGGCAGCACGCAGTCCAAATCGCGCATCAGCCGCGCACGATGGCTGATTTGATGGCCGTTGCACCGGCGCGGCAGCGCTTGGCGTATGATGAATTTATGGCGCATCAACTGACGTTGGGTTTGGCGCGTGCGCGCTTGAAAAAAGCTGCTGGAAGGCCTTCTATGGGCACAGGTTTGTTGCGCCGCGCGGTTTTGGCCAGCTTGCCGTATCAAGCAACAAAGGCGCAGCTTCGCTCAATCGATGAAATTGCGGCGGATATGCGTGCGACGTCACGCATGAACCGGCTGCTGCAGGGCGATGTGGGATCAGGAAAAACGCTGGTTGCCTTTATGGCCTTGCTGATTGCGGTTGAAGCTAAGGGGCAGGGTGTTTTAATGGCCCCAACCGAAATATTGGCGCGTCAGCATCTTGAAGGCTTGCAGCCGCTTGCAGAGGCGGCGGGCGTTTCCCTAGCGCTTTTGACAGGGCGTGACAAAGGCAAAGACCGCCTGGCAAAATTGCAAGCTTTGCACACCGGTCTAACCGATATTCTTATTGGCACGCATGCGGTGTTCCAATCTGATGTAGCGTTTTGCGATTTACGGTTGGTGGTGGTTGATGAGCAACACAGGTTTGGCGTACGCCAGCGTTTGGAATTGGGCCGTAAAGGGGATAGGCCAGATGTTTTGGTGATGACGGCCACTCCGATTCCACGGTCTTTGGCTTTGGCGCAATATGGCGATATGGACGTGTCGGTTTTGGATGAAAAACCTCCTGGACGGCAGCCTATAACAACCGCAATGGTCTCAACTGAGCGCATCCAAGAGGTGCTTGGTCATCTGCGTGCGGCGATCAAAACTGGACAGCAAGCCTATTGGGTGTGCCCATTGGTGGAAGAAAGCGAAGTGCTGGATTATAAATCTGCCAGCGATCGATTTGCGTCGCTGCGCGCTGCTTTGGGTGAGGGGGTGGTTGAGCTTGTGCATGGGCAAATGCCCGCCCCCGATAAAGATGCGGCAATGGCGCGCTTTCAAAGCGGTGATGCAAAAGTTCTTGTGGCAACAACCGTGATTGAGGTGGGGGTTAATGTGCCACAGGCAAGCATAATGGTTATCGAACGCGCCGAGGCGTTTGGACTGGCGCAGCTTCATCAACTTCGCGGACGCGTTGGGCGGGGCTCGCAGAAATCAACCTGCCTTTTGCTTTATCAAGCGCCCCTATCTGCAGGTGGCAAAAAACGTTTGGAAATTTTAAGGCAAACGGATGACGGGTTCGTGATCGCCGAAACGGATTTGCAAATGCGCGGGGCGGGAGATTTGATCGGCACGGTGCAATCTGGTCTGCCGCAGTTTCGTATCGCGGATCTCGAGGCGATGACGGATTTAATGGAAACCGCTCAAAGCGATGCGCGCACGTTGCTAAGCCTTGACCCAGAACTCACATCACAGCGCGGAAAGGCCGCGCGCGGTCTGCTTTGGTTGATGGAACAAGATAAAGCAATTCATTTATTGTCAGTGGGTTAG
- a CDS encoding aldehyde dehydrogenase family protein, protein MTIQCISPIDGSIYVSRQTLAYADAKAAAHTAKTAQGDWAKRSLSERISLVQAGVAAIGAMNDEIVPELAWQMGRPIRYGGEFGGFDERASYMAQIAQDALADIEIENSDAFRRVIKRVPHGVVLVVAPWNYPYMTAINTIAPALIAGNAVILKHASQTPLVGERLAQAFHGAGVPKDVFQNLFLDHETTSALISERAFGFVNFTGSVSGGKAMESAASGTFTGLGLELGGKDPGYVMEDAHLDAAVDTLIDGAMFNSGQCCCGIERIYVQEALFESFVEKAVAIVNGYKLGHPLDPETTLGPMAQTRFADLVRAQTKEAIAAGATPQIKPEAFPEDDGAYLMPQILTNVSHDMRIMREESFGPVVGIMPVKNDAEAIALMNDSNFGLTASLWTQNRGRAEIIADQIETGTVFLNRADYLDPALCWTGCKDTGRGGGLSVIGFHNLTRPKSYHFKKV, encoded by the coding sequence ATGACCATTCAATGTATTTCACCGATTGACGGATCGATTTATGTTTCGCGTCAAACGCTTGCCTATGCCGATGCGAAAGCCGCGGCTCATACCGCGAAAACAGCGCAAGGCGACTGGGCAAAACGTTCTTTAAGCGAGCGGATTTCGCTGGTCCAAGCAGGTGTGGCGGCCATTGGCGCGATGAATGACGAGATCGTTCCTGAACTGGCTTGGCAAATGGGGCGCCCTATCCGCTATGGCGGTGAGTTTGGAGGGTTTGACGAGCGCGCCTCCTATATGGCACAGATTGCCCAAGACGCATTGGCGGATATAGAAATCGAAAACAGTGATGCGTTTCGCCGCGTTATCAAGCGCGTACCGCATGGCGTGGTTTTGGTGGTGGCGCCGTGGAATTACCCCTACATGACCGCAATCAACACCATTGCACCCGCGCTTATTGCCGGAAATGCAGTGATCTTAAAGCACGCTTCGCAAACCCCTTTGGTGGGCGAACGTCTTGCGCAAGCCTTTCACGGTGCCGGCGTGCCAAAAGATGTATTTCAAAACCTTTTTTTAGATCATGAGACAACATCAGCGTTAATTTCGGAGCGCGCCTTTGGATTTGTCAACTTCACCGGCTCCGTTTCAGGTGGCAAAGCGATGGAAAGCGCCGCTAGCGGCACATTTACCGGTCTTGGCTTAGAGCTTGGCGGAAAGGATCCGGGCTATGTGATGGAAGACGCTCATCTAGACGCTGCCGTAGACACGCTGATCGATGGTGCGATGTTCAATTCCGGGCAATGCTGCTGCGGCATCGAACGTATTTATGTGCAGGAAGCGTTGTTTGAGAGCTTTGTTGAAAAAGCCGTTGCCATCGTAAATGGCTATAAGCTGGGACACCCGCTTGATCCAGAAACAACGCTCGGTCCGATGGCTCAAACCCGCTTTGCCGATCTGGTCCGCGCACAAACCAAAGAGGCCATCGCTGCAGGTGCCACGCCCCAAATCAAACCCGAAGCTTTCCCGGAAGATGATGGGGCCTATCTGATGCCTCAAATTCTTACCAATGTAAGCCATGACATGCGCATCATGCGCGAAGAAAGTTTTGGCCCCGTGGTGGGGATCATGCCTGTTAAAAACGATGCAGAGGCAATAGCGCTTATGAATGATAGCAATTTTGGATTGACGGCCTCATTATGGACGCAAAACAGGGGCCGCGCCGAAATCATCGCCGATCAAATCGAAACGGGAACCGTTTTTTTAAACCGCGCCGATTATCTTGACCCAGCCCTGTGCTGGACCGGATGTAAAGATACTGGCCGTGGTGGCGGGTTATCCGTTATCGGATTTCACAATTTAACACGTCCTAAATCGTATCATTTCAAGAAGGTCTAG
- a CDS encoding iron-containing alcohol dehydrogenase gives MSIVANWSYPTAIRFGAGRISEIGEACAAAGIKKPLLITDRGLAKMDITTRALDLLEAAGLGRALFADVDPNPNEKNAAAGVAAFKEGGHDGVVAFGGGSGLDLGKLVAFLAGQTRPLWDFEDIGDWWTRADADAIAPIVAVPTTAGTGSEVGRASVITNSITEEKKIIFHPKFLPSVVICDPELTVGMPKFITAGTGLDAFAHCVEAFCSPHYHPMSQGMALEGMRLVKTFLPRAYADGSDLEARAHMMSAAAMGATAFQKGLGAIHALSHPIGAMYHTHHGTTNAVCMPAVLQFNKAAIEEKLSAAANYLNIQSGFDGFCAFVDDLNASLHIPKSLTALGIADIDIDRVVAGALSDPSTGGNPVEMTPENTRKLLLACC, from the coding sequence ATGAGCATCGTTGCAAACTGGTCTTATCCAACCGCCATTCGCTTTGGTGCGGGCCGCATTTCTGAAATCGGCGAAGCCTGCGCGGCAGCCGGAATAAAAAAACCACTTTTGATCACGGATCGTGGCTTGGCCAAGATGGATATCACAACCCGGGCTTTAGACCTGCTTGAGGCCGCTGGCCTTGGCCGGGCCCTTTTTGCGGATGTGGATCCAAACCCGAATGAAAAAAATGCCGCCGCAGGCGTTGCCGCCTTTAAGGAAGGCGGACATGACGGAGTTGTGGCTTTTGGAGGAGGCTCGGGACTTGATCTGGGAAAGCTGGTCGCGTTTCTGGCGGGTCAAACGCGCCCTTTGTGGGATTTCGAAGATATCGGAGATTGGTGGACACGCGCAGATGCCGATGCAATTGCACCAATTGTGGCCGTACCAACCACGGCTGGAACAGGGTCAGAAGTGGGCCGCGCCTCGGTGATTACCAATTCCATAACCGAAGAAAAGAAAATCATTTTCCACCCAAAATTTTTGCCAAGCGTGGTAATTTGTGATCCAGAACTAACGGTTGGAATGCCAAAGTTCATCACAGCTGGCACTGGCTTGGATGCGTTTGCGCATTGCGTTGAAGCGTTTTGTTCGCCCCATTACCATCCGATGTCGCAGGGCATGGCCCTGGAAGGCATGCGGCTTGTTAAAACCTTTTTGCCCCGCGCTTATGCGGATGGCAGCGACCTTGAAGCGCGGGCGCATATGATGTCTGCCGCGGCGATGGGGGCGACAGCCTTTCAAAAAGGTCTGGGCGCCATTCACGCCTTATCGCATCCGATCGGGGCCATGTATCACACGCATCATGGCACAACGAACGCGGTTTGTATGCCGGCTGTTTTGCAATTCAATAAAGCCGCTATTGAGGAAAAGTTATCCGCCGCGGCAAACTATCTTAACATTCAAAGCGGTTTTGATGGATTTTGCGCATTTGTGGATGACCTTAACGCCTCGTTGCATATTCCAAAATCGCTGACCGCGCTTGGTATTGCAGATATTGATATTGATCGCGTAGTTGCGGGAGCCCTAAGTGATCCCAGCACAGGCGGAAACCCCGTGGAAATGACGCCGGAGAATACGCGTAAGCTATTACTCGCGTGCTGTTAA
- the ligA gene encoding NAD-dependent DNA ligase LigA: protein MDTERIDVAKLTRAEAENELARLASLLNQANIAYHANDNPLISDADFDSLKRRNAEIETRFASLKRSDSPSDKIGAVAESGFSKVAHSQRMLSLGNAFDEQDVDEFDERIRRFLGLKAEAVLTYTAEPKIDGLSLTLRYEAGQLVQAATRGDGSVGENVTQNARMIADIPQVLKDAPPVLEVRGEVYMARSDFQRLNETQAQAQAKRFSNPRNAAAGSLRQLDAEITRSRPLKFFAYAWGELSHPLGASQSEVLKFFSKLGFEINPLTLTCQSVAQLIAQYQHISALRADLDYDIDGVVYKIDELALQQRLGERSTTPRWAIAHKFAAETAWTDLEAIDIQVGRTGALSPVARLVPVTVGGVVVSNATLHNEDYISGLDSNGAKIRAGRDIRPGDRVQVYRAGDVIPKIADVDLTFRDQARAKYTFPQNCPECGSPAIRAAGDAVRRCAGGLICPAQSTERLKHFVSRKAFDIDGLGSKQIEMFFKDEGLPIREPADIFTLQQRDEEKIAQLKNRDGWGRKSAENLFQAIQERRTIGFGRMLFALGIRHVGEVGANVLAGHYKKWSTLIEALDQAQNAQSEAWAELLSIDGVGEVMAQSLVSAFQSPSERAAIERLCGWLEITDAETIAAQDHVISGKTVVFTGSLEKMSRAEAKAQAERLGAKVAGSVSAKTDFLVAGAAAGSKAKKAVDLGITVLDEEEWLAMLAPL, encoded by the coding sequence GTGGATACTGAGAGGATCGATGTTGCAAAACTGACAAGGGCGGAAGCTGAAAATGAGCTTGCACGCTTGGCATCGCTTTTAAATCAAGCAAATATTGCCTATCATGCGAACGATAATCCGCTTATCAGCGATGCAGATTTTGATAGCCTGAAACGTCGAAACGCTGAAATTGAAACGCGTTTTGCTTCGTTGAAGCGCAGTGATAGCCCTTCGGATAAAATTGGTGCTGTCGCCGAGTCTGGGTTTTCAAAAGTTGCGCATAGCCAACGCATGCTTTCGCTTGGAAATGCGTTTGATGAACAGGATGTTGATGAGTTTGATGAACGCATTCGGCGTTTTTTGGGCCTTAAGGCTGAGGCCGTTTTAACCTATACTGCAGAACCGAAGATTGACGGGCTTTCATTGACGCTGAGATATGAAGCTGGGCAGCTTGTGCAAGCGGCCACGCGGGGTGATGGCAGTGTTGGCGAAAATGTCACTCAAAATGCGCGCATGATCGCAGATATTCCGCAGGTTTTAAAAGATGCTCCGCCCGTGTTGGAAGTGCGCGGAGAGGTTTACATGGCGCGTTCTGACTTTCAACGTTTGAACGAAACCCAAGCCCAAGCCCAAGCCAAGCGATTTTCCAATCCGCGCAATGCGGCGGCGGGGTCTTTGCGGCAGTTGGATGCAGAAATTACGCGTAGCCGGCCATTGAAATTTTTTGCCTATGCTTGGGGTGAGCTTTCCCATCCGCTGGGAGCCTCGCAAAGCGAGGTTCTCAAATTCTTTTCCAAGCTGGGGTTTGAGATCAATCCATTAACGCTTACTTGCCAATCTGTTGCGCAGTTGATTGCGCAGTATCAACATATTTCAGCGCTGCGGGCTGATCTGGATTACGATATTGATGGGGTGGTTTATAAAATAGATGAGCTGGCGCTTCAGCAACGATTGGGAGAGCGCTCGACAACCCCGCGCTGGGCGATTGCGCATAAATTTGCAGCCGAAACTGCCTGGACGGATCTGGAAGCGATTGACATTCAAGTGGGGCGGACCGGCGCCCTAAGCCCGGTTGCCCGTCTTGTGCCGGTAACGGTTGGGGGCGTTGTTGTGTCAAACGCGACGCTTCATAATGAAGATTATATCTCGGGTTTGGATTCCAATGGCGCCAAAATTCGGGCTGGGCGCGATATACGCCCCGGCGATCGTGTGCAAGTGTATCGCGCGGGTGATGTTATTCCCAAAATTGCTGATGTTGATTTAACCTTTCGCGATCAAGCTCGCGCCAAATATACATTTCCGCAAAATTGCCCCGAATGTGGCAGCCCTGCGATCCGAGCAGCTGGTGATGCGGTGCGGCGCTGCGCCGGGGGGTTGATTTGCCCTGCGCAAAGCACTGAACGGCTTAAGCATTTTGTTTCGCGCAAAGCCTTCGACATTGACGGGCTCGGCTCAAAGCAAATTGAAATGTTCTTCAAAGATGAAGGTCTGCCGATCCGTGAACCGGCTGATATTTTTACGCTCCAACAGCGCGATGAAGAAAAAATCGCGCAACTGAAAAATCGCGATGGCTGGGGGCGTAAAAGCGCCGAAAATTTATTTCAAGCGATCCAGGAGCGTCGCACCATTGGCTTTGGCAGGATGCTTTTCGCGCTGGGTATTCGTCACGTTGGAGAGGTGGGTGCAAATGTATTGGCTGGCCATTATAAAAAATGGAGCACCCTGATCGAGGCGCTTGATCAAGCCCAAAATGCCCAGAGCGAGGCATGGGCCGAGTTGCTATCGATTGATGGGGTCGGCGAGGTGATGGCGCAATCGCTTGTTTCTGCGTTTCAATCGCCTAGCGAACGAGCCGCGATTGAGAGGTTATGCGGGTGGTTAGAGATTACAGATGCAGAGACCATTGCCGCGCAGGATCATGTTATTTCGGGAAAGACGGTTGTGTTCACCGGCTCTCTCGAAAAAATGTCGCGCGCTGAAGCCAAAGCGCAAGCCGAACGGCTTGGTGCAAAGGTTGCAGGGTCGGTTTCGGCCAAAACAGATTTTTTAGTTGCAGGCGCTGCAGCGGGGTCAAAAGCCAAAAAAGCCGTAGATTTGGGCATAACCGTGCTTGATGAGGAAGAATGGTTGGCTATGCTTGCGCCATTATGA